The genomic stretch TCTGCTCAGTAAATCCAACCACTGATACCAATTCCAGGCTTTGTTTACTTTTGTGAGGTAAAGACCATTTCATGAAAGACACAAAGGACATTAGAATTGCAGTTATCGGCGCCGGTAATCTGGGCACTGCTTTAGCCAGGGGCCTGGCAAAATCCAAACAATTCAAGGCGGAGAACATCACGCTTACACGCCGCAAGACAGCATCTCTGGAACCGTTATCCGAAGAGGGCTTTAAGGTCAATACAAACAACAGGGAAGCAGTCCGGGAATCCGATATCATCGTCATCGGGGTATTGCCTCAGCAGTTCAACCAGGTGATCACAGATCTTAAGCCTGCCATTGATAACAAACAACACCTCATTATCTCCCTGGTGACCGGTGTCTCATCTCAGGATATTCAAAAGCATCTGGGTGATCAGGTTCGTGTCGCCAGGGCCATGCCCAATACTGCGATCGCCATTGGAGAGTCTATGACCTGTCTATCTACTTTGAATGCTGAGAAGAGCGATATGGACCTGGTGACCACCATGTTCAATACGGTGGGTGAAACAGTGACCATCGGTGAGGAGTATATGACCGCGGCAACGGCGTTGTGTGCATGTGGTGTGGCCTTTTTCCTGCGTGCCGTAAGGGCAGCGTCTCAGGGTGGTACCGAGATCGGATTTCACGCCGATGAGGCGCTGAAGATGGCGGCTCAAACGGCCAAAGGCGCTGCATCGTTGCTGTTAAGCAGGGATCTTCATCCGGAAAGAGAAATTGATAAGGTGACCTCTCCCAAAGGTTGCACCATCGCCGGGTTGAATGAAATGGAACATCAGGGATTCAGTTCCGCCATGATCAAAGGAATCATTACCTCTGCAACCAAGGCGGGGGAGCTGTATAAGGCCGACTAGCCGATACCTGCCTCAGGATGCCCGAACCCTGGCACCGGCTTTTTCGAATTGTTTAGATAGCTTGGTCATCGCAGCCTCCACTTCTTCATCGGTTAGTGTTCTTTCTCCATGACCGAACACAAAGCTGAGGGCATACGATTTTTTACCTTGCTCCAGTTTATTTCCCTCGTACACATCAAAGATGGAAACATCCTGTAACAGGTTGCCTCCGTTCTTCCATGCGATGTCTTTCAATTCACCGTAGGTTGTTTCTTTAGGGATAAGCAGGGCAAGGTCACGCTTAACCGCAGGAAAGCGACTGACCTCCCGGTAAGTGGTCACTTCCCTTTGTTTCAGGGCTGCCAGTACCACATCCCATTCGATGATGGAAACCACCACATCCTGCTGAATATCGAAATGATCCAGTATGGCCTGACTTGCTGTGCCAACTGTTGCAACAATTTCGTCTTTTCCCGTTGTGCATTGGATCGCTTCCCGGTATAATGTATTGTTGGAGATCACCTGCTCATGCCGGAGTGAAATGCCCAGGCGTGTCAATATTGTTTCGGTTGCGCTTTTCAGGTAGAAGAAGTCTGCTGACGGTGCTTCACCTGACCACGACATGGAAGTTTGAACTCCGGTGGAGAACAATGCCAATTGTGTCTTTTCCCGGTAATCATCCGCTTCTTTTTTTCCTTTCGCCAGGGCATATACCCTTCCGAACTCAAAGAGGGTCAGGTTCCTGTTCTTTCGGTTCAGGTTGTGCAGGATGGTTTCCATTCCTCCAGGGATCATGCTGGTTCTCATGACGGACAGGTCTGAGCTTAACGGGTTCAGCATGGCAGCCGGCTCACATCCTTCAGGTGGTGGAAATAGATTCAATCGCTTGTCTGATATCATGGAGTTATTCATGATCTCTGTAAATCCATTTGCCACGAGCATGTCGGCTATGGCATTACGATAAGTATCCGGTTCCCATCCGTTGGTGGATGGGTATGAAATGACGCTATGTGTTGATGGTTCGATGCCCAGACATCCATAGATTCTCAGGATCTCCTCGATGACATCCACTTCCCTTGTGACCTCTGTTTTGAATGTTGGTACCTTAACGGTCCATCCTTCCGTGCCGTTGACGCTGATCCCGAATTGCAGGGATTTAAGTATGTTCTCTATAACGTTGGGTTCAATGACTTTTCCCAGCAAACGATGTACACGGGAGATGCGCAATTTGACTTCCCTTGGTTCAATTTTTTTCGGGTAGATATCGGTAATGTCCGATGTTACTTTTCCACCGGCCAGCTCACAAATTAATTGTGCGGCACGGTTCAGTGCAAGCAGGGTTGCTTCCGGATCACTGCCGCGTTCAAAGCGGAATGAGGCATCGGTTTTTAGCTCATGGTGAGATGAGGTCCTGCGTATGTAGGTGGGATTGAAACATGCACTTTCCAGAAAAACAGAGGTAGTCTGATCCGAGATACCGGAATGGATGCCGCCGAAGACACCGGCTATACACATGCCACCTTCCGTATCGCAGATCATGAGGTCTGTTGATTTCAGCTTTCGGGTTTTCTCATCCAGCGTTACAAAGTTCGTTCCTTCGGGAAGGCATTGGACCACCACCTTATTTCCTTTGATCTTTCCGGCGTCGAAGGCATGCAGCGGTTGTCCGGTTTCATGAAGTACGAAGTTGGTGATGTCCACCACATTGCTGATGGGTTGAAGACCGATGGCTTTTAGCCTGTTTTGCAACCAGTCCGGACTTGGTCCG from Flavobacteriales bacterium encodes the following:
- the proC gene encoding pyrroline-5-carboxylate reductase; the encoded protein is MKDTKDIRIAVIGAGNLGTALARGLAKSKQFKAENITLTRRKTASLEPLSEEGFKVNTNNREAVRESDIIVIGVLPQQFNQVITDLKPAIDNKQHLIISLVTGVSSQDIQKHLGDQVRVARAMPNTAIAIGESMTCLSTLNAEKSDMDLVTTMFNTVGETVTIGEEYMTAATALCACGVAFFLRAVRAASQGGTEIGFHADEALKMAAQTAKGAASLLLSRDLHPEREIDKVTSPKGCTIAGLNEMEHQGFSSAMIKGIITSATKAGELYKAD
- a CDS encoding phenylalanine--tRNA ligase subunit beta; this translates as MKISFQWLKSYLSFDLDAETTARYLTDCGLEVENIETFQSVPGGLRGLVVGEVVKKEKHPNADKLSLTKVNTGNGHELSIVCGAPNVAEGQKVIVAPVGTVIKPVKGESFEIKKAKIRGELSEGMLCADDEVGLGEDHSGIRVLPADWQPGKALTEYIPVEEDLVFEIGLTPNRGDATSHMGVARDLYAVLQHHGVKASLNLPQIKDLQKVDGAVKIDVEVLDPEACPRYSGLVLEGITIGPSPDWLQNRLKAIGLQPISNVVDITNFVLHETGQPLHAFDAGKIKGNKVVVQCLPEGTNFVTLDEKTRKLKSTDLMICDTEGGMCIAGVFGGIHSGISDQTTSVFLESACFNPTYIRRTSSHHELKTDASFRFERGSDPEATLLALNRAAQLICELAGGKVTSDITDIYPKKIEPREVKLRISRVHRLLGKVIEPNVIENILKSLQFGISVNGTEGWTVKVPTFKTEVTREVDVIEEILRIYGCLGIEPSTHSVISYPSTNGWEPDTYRNAIADMLVANGFTEIMNNSMISDKRLNLFPPPEGCEPAAMLNPLSSDLSVMRTSMIPGGMETILHNLNRKNRNLTLFEFGRVYALAKGKKEADDYREKTQLALFSTGVQTSMSWSGEAPSADFFYLKSATETILTRLGISLRHEQVISNNTLYREAIQCTTGKDEIVATVGTASQAILDHFDIQQDVVVSIIEWDVVLAALKQREVTTYREVSRFPAVKRDLALLIPKETTYGELKDIAWKNGGNLLQDVSIFDVYEGNKLEQGKKSYALSFVFGHGERTLTDEEVEAAMTKLSKQFEKAGARVRAS